Below is a window of Malus domestica chromosome 13, GDT2T_hap1 DNA.
GACTCATGATACTCAAGTCAGACAAATGGGGTTTCAGGGGTCAACAACTATACCCCCAAATGTCGGTATTGATTCTTCTGATATTACCGGAAAAGGTAATAGTGAGTATATTCCGTCTCTGAATCCTGGCACTGCTGGTCCTCCAGGAGCTGCACAGATACCGACTAATCAAATGAGTATCAAGATAAATGCTAATCGTCCAATGGTTAATGAAAACCAAATCCGGCCACCAATTGAGAATGGTTCGGCTATGCTGTTTGTGGGAGAACTACATTGGTGGACAACTGATGCTGAGATCGAAAGTGTTTTATCTCAGTATGGAAGGGTCAAGGAAATTAAGTTTTTTGACGAGAGGGCAAGTGGTAAGTCCAAAGGGTATTGTCAGGTTGAGTTTCATGATCCAGCTGCTGCGACTGCATGCAAAGAGGGAATGGATGGTTATGTTTTCAACGGGAGAGCTTGTGTTGTAGCTTTTGCTTCTCCGCAGACCTTGAAACAGATGGGAGCTTCTTATTTGAGCAAATCACAAGGCCAGGCTCAGGCTCAGCAACCAGGAAGAAGGCCCATGAATGATGGTGTTGGGAGGGGGGCAGGTGTGAATTTTCAAGCGGGAGACACAGGAGGGAGGAATTTTGGAAGGGGTGGATGGGGACGAGGTGGACAGGGAGGAAGAGGTCCTGGAGGTGGAGGACCAATGAGGGGAAGAGGAGGGGCCATGGGTGTGAAGAATATGGTTGGGAATCCTGCTGGTGTTGGAACTGGTGCTAATGGAGGAGGCTATGGACAGGGCCTCGGAGGTCCTGGATTTGGTGGTCCTGTAGGAATGATGAATCCACAGGGTATGATGGGTTCTGGATTTGATCCAACATATATGGGTCGAGGAGGCGGTTATGGAGGGTTTCCAGGTCCTGCCTTTCCTGGAATGCTTCCTCAATTTCCTGGTGTTAACACAATGGGACTTGCCGGGGTGGCTCCTCATGTAAACCCAGCTTTCTTTGGCAGGGGAATGGCAGCTAATGGGATGGGGATGATGGGTTCTTCTGGAATGGAGGGACATCACGCAGGGATGTGGAATGACCCAAGCATGGGGGCCTGGGGAGGAGAAGAACATGGTCGAAGAACTAGGGAGTCAAGTTATGGTGGTGATGATAATGCTTCTGAGTATGGATATGGTGACACAAATAATGAGAAAGGAGCAAGGTCAAGTGCTGCCTCGAGGGAAAGAGAACGGGGATCTGAGCGTGACTGGTCAGGAAACTCTGAGAGGAGGCATCGTGATGGTAGAGAACAAGACTTTGAAAGGTCTGAAAGGGGGGAGCACAGGGAGCATCGTTACAAGGAAGAAAAAGATAGTTATCGAGAACATCGGCAGAGAGATCGTGATGGGGTTTATGAGGATGACTGGGACAGAGGTCAGTCTTCTTCAAGACCTCGTAGTCGTAGCAGGTCCAAAGCAGTGCCAGAGGATGATCATCGGTCTAGATCAAGGGATGTTGATTATAAGAGGAGACGGTTGCCATCTGAGTGACAGAGTTAGATCGTTACCTTCTATGGCAGGTCTTTGAGAGACTGCAGAATATAAATTCTGACTATTACTATATGTAGCTTTTGATACGTACAGTGAATCTGCATTCTTCCTCTGGGCTTCACCGGGCCTACTGCCTACCGATAAGCGTGGTTTCTTGAAGGAGAAGTAAGTTCTCCCAGTGTGCATAGGAGGGAAGGATCAGTTCCCCCTTTGCTTTATTATACTGCTTTCCACAGAACATTTAGCTGTCACTATTAATATTTGTGTGCTTAAAAACAATTAGTAACTTTTAGTAGCATACCGATGAAGATATAGCTGTGGGGTTTGGCCACTCATTTCCTGCAGTAGTATCTTCTTGGTTTAATAACTATGCTACCTAATTTCTTCAAGACAATTGCTTTATTGGGTTTGTGGATATTATATTTTGAAAACTTCTTGTGCTCCATGTGATTGTGGGAGTTCTTCTCTTTCTATATTATATCTTGAGTAAATAGCATGAGAGATTTTGGCATGATTGGTACGTTGTTACGGATAGCTTTGACCTGAAAACAGAAAAAACAATTGGGGAGGGACTCACTTGATGTCATTGTTGTCTAATGTGTCTCATACCTATTGGGAAGTTAATTACACAATGAATTGGATACCGTTAACTTTGGTTGCTATGttctttttccctttcttgCTCTTATTATTATTCTTA
It encodes the following:
- the LOC103452058 gene encoding uncharacterized protein; amino-acid sequence: MDPMGDEQIDYEDEEYGGSQKLQYQGSGAISALADEEPMVEDDEYDDLYNDVNVGEGFMQMHRSEAPVPPGGVGNGGLQAQKTNVPEPRARAGVSQDLKIPGVSVQGKYSGAGAQFPEQNQPPVAKEPELGSTGYVGGASGSQKGRVMEMTHDTQVRQMGFQGSTTIPPNVGIDSSDITGKGNSEYIPSLNPGTAGPPGAAQIPTNQMSIKINANRPMVNENQIRPPIENGSAMLFVGELHWWTTDAEIESVLSQYGRVKEIKFFDERASGKSKGYCQVEFHDPAAATACKEGMDGYVFNGRACVVAFASPQTLKQMGASYLSKSQGQAQAQQPGRRPMNDGVGRGAGVNFQAGDTGGRNFGRGGWGRGGQGGRGPGGGGPMRGRGGAMGVKNMVGNPAGVGTGANGGGYGQGLGGPGFGGPVGMMNPQGMMGSGFDPTYMGRGGGYGGFPGPAFPGMLPQFPGVNTMGLAGVAPHVNPAFFGRGMAANGMGMMGSSGMEGHHAGMWNDPSMGAWGGEEHGRRTRESSYGGDDNASEYGYGDTNNEKGARSSAASRERERGSERDWSGNSERRHRDGREQDFERSERGEHREHRYKEEKDSYREHRQRDRDGVYEDDWDRGQSSSRPRSRSRSKAVPEDDHRSRSRDVDYKRRRLPSE